A window of Erpetoichthys calabaricus chromosome 12, fErpCal1.3, whole genome shotgun sequence contains these coding sequences:
- the LOC127529836 gene encoding MIEF1 upstream open reading frame protein-like — protein sequence MGGWSRSSVLGLYRALLRAGHHLQYTDRDYYRSVVAREFRRSKNLSSLEDKERAFQKGLFFLNTKLGGLV from the coding sequence ATGGGTGGCTGGTCACGATCATCTGTTTTGGGGCTATATCGAGCTCTCCTGAGGGCAGGACACCACCTTCAGTACACTGACAGAGATTATTACCGCTCTGTTGTCGCACGCGAGTTTCGCCGCAGTAAGAACTTGTCCTCTCTGGAGGACAAGGAGAGAGCTTTTCAGAAGGGACTGTTCTTCTTAAACACCAAGCTAGGTGGACTTGTTTAG
- the mief1 gene encoding mitochondrial dynamics protein MID51, whose protein sequence is MAGVNGSQKSKKEDNGIGTAIDFVLSNARLVLGVGGAAMLGIATLAVKRMYDRAISAPVSPTKIGQSGKRSWEEPSWVGSSPRLLNQDMKSNLSRSLQTLPTSTSAFDSDSLPPRFPKGDVSSVKKKKSQADLQKARQRFSLQDKLFSYYRRKVSISETEQNQARQAAMDICSEVRTFLRAKLPDMPLREMFLGGSLYDDLQVVTADHAQLILPLVLEKNLWSPIPGEETIMNVPGFCLIRRENLEYFPRGNSYWDRCVVGGYLSPRTVLEAFEKVVCGTINWPAIGSALDYIIRPVLPTENLTLEIQYEEDRRLYVDFLPLVVFDDILLIAKPHRITRHENMWRQSFRTAETTRLRSLDQEDGGCRSLCLKLLKAICKLNPSLSKLNASQLTNAILLASEKERDWSQEVLADRFLQLLRELVGYLEAGHLPCMLCPKVNLFSELTPEEVDELGYTLYCSLSEPETLLQT, encoded by the exons ATGGCAGGAGTTAACGGCAGCCAAAAAAGTAAGAAGGAGGACAATGGAATTGGCACGGCTATTGACTTTGTCCTGTCCAATGCCAGACTGGTACTGGGTGTTGGCGGGGCTGCAATGCTGGGAATCGCAACACTGGCAGTTAAAAGG ATGTATGACCGGGCTATTAGTGCGCCAGTAAGCCCCACAAAAATTGGTCAGTCAGGGAAAAGAAGCTGGGAGGAGCCCAGCTGGGTGGGATCCTCTCCCAGACTGCTAAACCAGGACATGAAGTCTAACCTGAGTAGATCCTTGCAAACACTGCCTACCAGTACATCTGCATTTGATTCTG acTCGCTACCTCCACGTTTTCCAAAAGGGGATGTTTCCAGtgtcaagaagaagaaaagtcaaGCAGATCTCCAAAAAGCCCGTCAGCGATTTTCTCTTCAGGACAAGCTGTTTAGCTATTATCGTCGGAAAGTGTCCATTTCTGAAACCGAGCAGAACCAAGCCCGCCAGGCAGCAATGGATATTTGTTCTGAAGTACGCACCTTTCTACGTGCCAAACTTCCCGATATGCCACTTCGTGAGATGTTCCTGGGTGGCAGCCTATATGATGATCTGCAG GTGGTTACTGCAGACCATGCTCAGCTTATTTTGCCCTTGGTCCTGGAGAAGAATCTTTGGTCACCCATTCCAGGTGAGGAGACCATCATGAATGTACCTGGCTTCTGCTTGATCCGGCGTGAAAATCTTGAGTACTTTCCACGTGGGAACAGTTACTGGGACCGCTGTGTCGTGGGTGGTTACCTTTCCCCTCGCACAGTGCTGGAGGCTTTTGAAAAAGTGGTTTGTGGCACCATCAACTGGCCAGCCATAGGCAGTGCATTGGACTATATCATCAGACCTGTGCTCCCAACAGAGAACTTGACTCTGGAAATACAGTATGAAGAGGACCGTAGGTTGTACGTGGATTTCCTGCCACTGGTGGTCTTTGATGATATCTTACTTATTGCTAAGCCGCACCGAATAACCAGGCATGAAAACATGTGGCGTCAAAGCTTTCGGACTGCTGAAACAACACGGCTACGCAGCCTGGATCAGGAGGATGGTGGCTGTCGCAGTCTATGCCTCAAATTGCTTAAAGCCATCTGCAAACTCAATCCATCTCTTTCAAAGCTGAACGCCAGCCAGCTGACCAATGCCATTCTCTTAGCCAGTGAAAAGGAAAGGGACTGGTCTCAGGAAGTCCTGGCTGACCGGTTTTTGCAGCTCCTGCGAGAACTAGTTGGTTACCTGGAGGCAGGACACCTGCCTTGCATGCTTTGCCCGAAGGTGAATCTGTTCTCTGAGCTCACACCTGAAGAGGTGGATGAACTTGGATACACCCTTTACTGTTCCTTATCCGAACCTGAAACCTTGCTGCAAACATAA